One Salvia splendens isolate huo1 chromosome 22, SspV2, whole genome shotgun sequence DNA segment encodes these proteins:
- the LOC121787947 gene encoding 36.4 kDa proline-rich protein-like: MGNLNLFQTLILALNLGFLHLSLACPYCPNPNPKHPPKIKPPPPESPPHGPPYKPPHTPKPPSHHHTPHVPKPPIHHPPNHPNPSPHVPKPPVVHPPVNPKPPHTPKPPIVHPPVNPKPPHTPKPPVVYPPVNPKPPIVYPPVNPKPPVVYPPVNPKPPVVYPPVNPKPPVVYPPVTPAPPTNPEPPTTPTLPPPETPCPPPPPAVSPPPPPQTCPTLKLDACVDVLGGLIHIGIGSGAKEACCPVLGGLLDLDAALCLCTTIKAKLLNINIIIPIALQLLLECGKTPPSGFQCSA; the protein is encoded by the coding sequence ATGGGCAACCTCAATCTCTTCCAAACCCTAATTCTTGCTCTCAACTTGGGGTTTTTGCACCTCTCCCTAGCATGCCCATATTGTCCGAACCCAAACCCCAAACACCCCCCTAAGATCAAGCCACCCCCGCCTGAGTCACCACCCCATGGCCCCCCCTACAAGCCACCCCACACCCCCAAGCCACCCTCTCATCATCACACCCCTCATGTGCCTAAGCCACCCATCCACCACCCTCCTAACCACCCGAACCCATCACCGCACGTGCCTAAACCACCCGTTGTCCACCCCCCGGTCAACCCTAAACCGCCACATACCCCTAAACCACCCATTGTCCACCCCCCGGTAAACCCTAAACCACCACATACCCCTAAACCACCTGTTGTCTACCCCCCGGTAAACCCTAAACCACCCATTGTCTACCCCCCGGTAAACCCTAAACCACCCGTTGTCTACCCCCCAGTCAACCCTAAACCACCAGTTGTCTACCCCCCGGTAAACCCTAAACCACCCGTTGTCTACCCCCCGGTCACCCCGGCCCCGCCGACCAATCCCGAGCCACCGACCACTCCAACCCTACCGCCGCCGGAAACGCCATGTCCGCCGCCTCCACCGGCCGTgtcaccaccgccgccgccacaaACATGCCCGACGCTAAAGCTGGACGCGTGCGTGGACGTGCTAGGCGGGCTGATCCACATAGGGATCGGGAGCGGCGCGAAGGAGGCGTGCTGCCCGGTTCTCGGCGGGCTGCTGGACCTAGACGCGGCGCTGTGCCTCTGCACGACCATTAAAGCGAAGCTgctcaacatcaacatcatcattccCATTGCTCTTCAGCTCCTCCTCGAATGCGGCAAGACTCCACCTTCTGGCTTCCAATGCTCTGCTTGA
- the LOC121785740 gene encoding choline-phosphate cytidylyltransferase 1-like: MGDKVTGKAEEKQRRTTADDAAGSKNGPPVDRPVRVYADGIYDLFHFGHARSLEQAKLSFPNTYLLVGCCNDATTHKYKGKTVMNDAERYESLRHCKWVDEVIPDAPWVINQEFLDKHRIDYVAHDSLPYADTSGAGNDVYEFVKAVGRFKETKRTDGISTSDVIMRIVKDYNQYVMRNLDRGYSRKDLNVSYVKEKRLRVNMRLKKLQEVVKEQQEKVGEKIQTAAKTAGVNPNVWVENADRWVAGFLEMFEERCHKMGTAIRDRIQESLRGQPALEYETSEEEEDDVYGDDEYYYDGGGDLNDEEEYYESDLKCDDKT, from the exons ATGGGAGATAAAGTTACCGGAAAAGCAGAGGAGAAGCAGCGGCGGACCACCGCCGACGATGCTGCGGGCTCGAAAAACGGACCTCCGGTTGATCGCCCCGTACGCGTCTACGCCGATGGAATCTACGATCTCTTCCACTTCGGCCACGCTCGTTCCCTTGAACAAGCGAAGCTTTC GTTTCCCAATACGTATTTGCTGGTTGGATGCTGCAATGATGCCACTACGCATAAGTACAAGGGAAAGACTGTTATGAATGACGCTGAGCGATATGAATCCCTTCGTCACTGCAA GTGGGTGGATGAGGTTATCCCTGATGCTCCGTGGGTTATTAATCAAGAGTTTCTTGACAAGCACCGTATCGATTACGTGGCTCATGATTCTCTTCC TTACGCAGATACTAGCGGAGCTGGAAATGATGTTTATGAATTT GTGAAAGCTGTTGGACGATTCAAGGAGACTAAAAGGACTGACGGAATTTCAACTTCAGATGTCATTATGAGGATAGTGAAGGATTATAACCAATATGTGATGCGAAATTTAGACCGTGGGTATTCAAGGAAGGACCTTAATGTCAGCTACGTTAAG GAAAAGCGACTGAGGGTGAATATGAGACTGAAAAAGTTGCAAGAGGTTGTCAAGGAACAACAAGAAAAAGTGGGAGAAAAG ATACAAACTGCAGCGAAAACAGCCGGTGTGAATCCCAATGTGTGGGTTGAAAATGCTGATCGATGGGTTGCTGGGTTTCTTGAGATGTTTGAGGAACGTTGCCATAAAATG GGGACGGCCATTAGAGATCGTATTCAAGAGAGTTTAAGGGGACAGCCGGCATTGGAGTATGAGACCAgtgaagaggaggaggatgacgTCTATGGAGATGATGAGTATTACTACGACGGTGGAGGAGACCTCAATGACGAGGAGGAATACTACGAAAGTGATCTCAAATGTGATGACAAAACCTAA
- the LOC121786588 gene encoding VQ motif-containing protein 22-like, protein MSYPHDWMQLNFTNENQTNTPPIATTTTNNNTTTAVAARNNIPAAYESHGTRPIRRRSRASRRTPTTLLNTDTTNFRAMVQQFTGSPAATPTAAPGHLVNAAGMFDFTQPSNWYDQGRGAQSHVPYPIHMQPRHVSAVADMHGRGGGGGGGAPAESSSPNESRDYESYML, encoded by the coding sequence atgtcataTCCTCACGATTGGATGCAACTCAATTTCACCAATgaaaatcaaacaaacaccCCTCCGAttgccaccaccaccaccaacaaCAACACCACTACCGCCGTCGCCGCAAGAAACAACATTCCGGCCGCCTACGAAAGCCACGGAACGAGGCCAATCCGGCGGCGTTCGAGGGCCTCACGGCGAACCCCCACCACCCTACTCAACACCGACACCACCAACTTCCGCGCCATGGTGCAGCAGTTCACCGGCAGCCCCGCCGCCACGCCCACCGCCGCGCCGGGCCACCTCGTCAACGCCGCCGGGATGTTCGATTTCACGCAGCCGTCCAATTGGTATGATCAAGGGAGAGGAGCTCAATCTCATGTCCCATATCCGATCCATATGCAGCCGCGCCACGTGTCCGCGGTAGCCGACATGCATGGACgcggcggaggcggtggcggtggcgctCCGGCGGAGTCGTCTTCGCCGAATGAAAGTCGTGATTATGAAAGCTACATGCTTTGA